CAGCCATTTCTTCTGTTAAAGCATATTCAGCATAACCTCCAAAACGAGTTAATCCAACAACTTTTTGCCCAACTTTCAATGTAGTAACCTCAGTCCCTAATTTCTCAATATGACCAACCACCTCATAGCCTAATATGCATGGATTTGCTGGCGCTTCCCCATACATGCCTCTTCTGGCAATCACATCGGCAAAATTGAGTCCGAATGTTTCTACCTTTACCAATACCTCTGTTCCTTTTGGCTCAGGAATAGCCGTTTCTCTGATTTCAAAAACATCTGAGGAATTCCCATATTTTGTAAGAAATACTGCTTTCATTTATCTTTCTGCTATAAACTGTTCCAAAAACCGAATATCATTTTCATAGAGCACACGAATATCTTTTATGCCATATTTTAACATCGACATTCGCTCGATGCCCATTCCAAATGCATATCCAGTATAAATTTCTTGATCAATTCCACAATTTGATAACACATTAGGATCAACCATTCCACAGCCAAGAATTTCCATCCATTTGCCATCTCCATTTTTTGCCCGAATATCCATTTCAGCACTGGGCTCTGTAAAAGGGAAAAAAGAAGGTCTGAATCGAACTTCAAAGCTATCACCAAAGAATTGCTTAACAAAATAATACAATACTTGTTTCAAATCTGAAAAGGAAACCTTCTTCTCTATATAAAGTCCCTCAATTTGGTGAAACTGTACATGCGATTTATAGGATATCGTCTCATTTCTGTAAACCCGACCAATTGAAATTGTTCGAATAGGTGGTTTATACCTTTGCATTTCTTGAACCTGAACTGAAGATGTATGTGTGCGCAATAAAAAATCGGGATCCCTTTGAATGAAAAAAGTGTCCTGCATATCTTTTGCGGGATGATCTGCCGGAAAATTGAGTGCGGTAAAATTGTGCCAGTCATCCACAACCTCAGGACCAACAGATTGTGTAAACCCAATTCGGGAAAATATATCCACTATTTGGTTTTTAACAATAGAAACCGGATGCCGCGAACCCAACTTAATAGCTGGACCATCCAAAGAAATATCTATATTATTATACGTATCTTCTTGCTCATTATCTTTCAACTTCTCCTGAAACTCATCAATTTTTAAAGTAACTAATTGTTTAAGTTCATTGAGCGGTTTCCCAATTTCTCGCTTAATATCAGCATCTAAATTTTTGAATTTTTGAAATAAATCTTGAATAATTCCTTTTCTACCCAAGTATTCTATGCGAAAAGCCTCTATTTCAGACATCTCCTTTGGCTCGAACGTTTCGACTTGTTTTACTAATACTTTTATCTGCTCAATCATTATTTATTAAATTCTTTATTTGTATAAATGAAAACTATTTATATATTTGCAGCCCTTTTCAATTTGCTATATGAATAAAATAACTAGCAATATCCGCATAATTTATTTCCCCACACTAAGTAAAACTGTATTAATTGGAAGAATTTTTGCTTGTAAATCAGAGCAAAAATCCCATCAATCATTTAATTTGTAATTTAAGGATATAATATGAGACAATTAAAAATTAGCAAACAATTTACAAACCGCGAAAATAAGTCTTTAGATAAATATCTCAATGAGATTTCGAAAGTCGAGATGATTACACCAACTGAAGAGGTGGAATTAGCTATACGTATCAAAAAAGGAGATCAGAGGGCTTTGGAAAAGCTTGTAAATGCTAATTTACGTTTTGTTGTATCGGTTGCAAAACAATATCAAAACCAAGGTTTAACTTTAGGTGATCTGATTAATGAAGGGAATATGGGCTTAATTAAAGCCGCTCAACGTTTTGACGAAACCCGTGGTTTTAAATTTATATCTTATGCCGTATGGTGGATTCGTCAATCTATACTGCAAGCTTTGGCTGATCAATCCAGGTTGGTTCGCTTGCCACTGAATAAAGTTGGATCATTAAGTAAGATTTCAGCAACATCTGTTGCATTAGAGCAAAAATTTGAAAGAAAGGTAACTGATTTTGAAATTGCCGATCAGTTGGAATTAACTCCACAGGAAGTTGCTTCAACACTTTCGTCATCAAGCAAGCATTTGTCAATAGATGCACCTATTAATGAAGAAGAAGATGCAAGTTTATTAACCATTCTTCCAAATGACCATGAGCCTGAACCAGACAAAGGTTTGATTCATGAATCGTTGCAAACAGAGATTTCAAGAGTTGTTTCCATTTTATCTGAGAAGGAAAGAGAAATTGTTAAACTGTATTTCGGTTTAGAAGGAAACCCACCTCATTCATATGAAGATATTAGTGACAAAGTAAAACTAACCCGTGAGCGCGTTAGACAAATCAAAGAAAAAGCGTTGAAGAAACTTAGGAAATCAACAAAAAGCAAAATCCTGAAAGCTTATTTAGGATAATAATCAGCGAATTATATTTTATGAACTCGGATACTATTTAGTTTCCGAGTTTTTTTATTCCCCTTTTGAGAATAATCAGGTCTTTTTTGACAGAATAGTCTCTGGCATAAAGTAAGTTCAGTTCATTCAAGTCTTCGCTTGACAAAGTTGTATTTGATTTCAAGAAAGCTGTTGTTAGAATTGAAGGTTTTAAAGCCGGAAGATCAACAATTCTAGCATTGGTAGTATATCCAACAATGGTTTTCCTGCCTATTAATACATTGAATATATTCTTGAAAAACGCTTTCTTATTTTGCTGCTTCAATATAAAAAATACAGAGCCAATTAGAAGAAGAAAGGAAAATCCGATATCAAAAAAGCGCTTATTCACTTTACTCCTTCGAGTGGCCAATTCCAATCGAATATCAATCGTATAAAGGTCTCCTGAATTATTCTTGCTGTGACTCCCAATAATAAAATAGCTTTCATCAGGTGCTATTTTATAGACAACATCTTTATTCTCCAACAACGACATCGTTTTAATTATTCGAGAAGACGGAATGTCTTTCCCGCAGAAAATCAATTCATCGACCTTATGAATTTTAACGATTTCATTAATTTGCTCAATGTTGCCCAAGTAATTTAGCCCTTTCTTGTCATTAAAAACAGGATATACAAAACCAACAAATCGATGTTGCAGGCTGCTTTTCTGGAGAAGGTTATGTACGCGTTCTCCCTCTTTAACTGAACCTATAATTACAATTCTATTTTCTCTGGTAAAGGTTAGGTTAACGTTTTTGTTTTCAATATATGATGCAACAATACGGTTGATATAGGTAATAATAAATGAGGTGAATGTCCCTAAAATTATTATCGCTCTTGAAAATCGAAAAGACTCTTCAAAAAACGCATAAAAAGCTGATATTGTTAAGGTTCCAAGCAACACTCCTCTTAAAATATTCTTTGGAAAAAAAGGCTTTCGATATGCTTTTGTTGAAAGGAGGCTTAACATCCAGATTAATATGTAGATGGGGAAAATATATAAAACCAGTTCTTTGGGGTATGGCCTTCCATGGCCAAACTTTAAATTCGATTCCCAGATCAGTTTAACAATGTAAAGACCACCAAAGATGGTTATAAAATCAGCAATTGGCAGAGCTGCCTTTTGCAAAACGCGTCTGAATATTGAAATTGAGGCCCTAAAGTAAATGGCCAAATTGATTAAAAAAGAAAACAGCTTTGCATTTTTACTGGAGAAGTGCTTGCTGGCAAAAATTATCATGGCTCGATAAAAGGTAAAAACGTAGTTTACACTACTTTTTTTTGTGCTTTCTCCCTTATAATGTATGATCTGAGTAAGTGGGAAATAGTAATTTTTATAACCTGCTTTAATTATCCGATAAGATAAATCAATGTCCTCTCCATACATAAAGAACGACTCGTCTAAAAATCCGATCTTATCAATTACTGATTTTCTAAGTAGCATAAATGCACCCGACAGCACCTCAACTTCATTTATCTCATTTTTATCAAGATAACCCAAATGATATTTTCCAAATTTGCGAGATTTAGGGAAAAGTGCCGATAAGCCAAATATTTTATAAAAAGCCGTCTTCGGGTTTGGAAGTCCTCTCTTCGATTCCGGAAGAAAGGCTCCAGATCCATCTATCATTTTAACGCCTAGTCCTCCTGCATCTGGGTGCTGATCCATGAAGGTAATAATTTCAGAAAAAGTAGTCTCTTCAATTACTGTATCAGGATTCAATAACAGCAGGTATTCGCCTTTTGCAACTTCCAATGCCTGATTGTTTGCTGCAGAAAAACCTTTATTTACATCATTTTTAAGGAGTATGACCTCTGGAAACTTTTCCTCAAGCATGGATATCGAAGAGTCTACAGAGTTATTGTCGACAACATAAACCTCAGATGAGAAATTTTCGTTTATGGTTGCCAATTGTTCACAAGCTTTTCTGACTGAGAGAAGGCATTGCTCCAGAAAAAACTTTACATTATAATTAACGATGATTACGGATAGCTTCATTTGGTCTATAAAGTATAGTTTGTTCTGTTAACAATTGATCTGCCGAGTGTTACTTCATCTGCAAATTCCAATTCTCCACCAATTGAAATACCCCTGGAAATTGCTGACACCTTGATGTTTAATTCTTTTAATAAATTGGAAATATAATACATAGTTGTGTCGCCTTCCATAGTCGCTCTTAAAGCAAAAACAACTTCTTTTGGTTTATCTTTTCTAACTCGATCTACAAAAGAGTCAATCTTTAAATCTTCAGGCCCAATTCCATCAATTGGTGAAACAACTCCACCTAAAACGTGATAAAGACCATTAAATTGCTTAGTATTCTCGATTGCAATTAAGTCCCTATGATCTTCAATTATGCAAATTACATTACTTTCTCTATTATTATCACTACAAATATGGCACAATTTATTATCTGAAATAGTATGACATTTTTGGCAAAACTGAATATCTGTTTTCATTCGAAGAACAAGTTCTCCCAATTTTTTAACATCCTCTTCTTCTTGCTTTAAAAGACTTAATACCATTCGTAATGCAGTCCTTTTGCCAATTCCGGGTAATTTTACAAAAGCATCTACTAGTTCCTTGATTATATTTGAGGGATATTCCATGATCTATTTCTTGCTGCAAAGA
This sequence is a window from Bacteroidota bacterium. Protein-coding genes within it:
- a CDS encoding RNA polymerase sigma factor RpoD/SigA, translated to MRQLKISKQFTNRENKSLDKYLNEISKVEMITPTEEVELAIRIKKGDQRALEKLVNANLRFVVSVAKQYQNQGLTLGDLINEGNMGLIKAAQRFDETRGFKFISYAVWWIRQSILQALADQSRLVRLPLNKVGSLSKISATSVALEQKFERKVTDFEIADQLELTPQEVASTLSSSSKHLSIDAPINEEEDASLLTILPNDHEPEPDKGLIHESLQTEISRVVSILSEKEREIVKLYFGLEGNPPHSYEDISDKVKLTRERVRQIKEKALKKLRKSTKSKILKAYLG
- the recR gene encoding recombination protein RecR, producing the protein MEYPSNIIKELVDAFVKLPGIGKRTALRMVLSLLKQEEEDVKKLGELVLRMKTDIQFCQKCHTISDNKLCHICSDNNRESNVICIIEDHRDLIAIENTKQFNGLYHVLGGVVSPIDGIGPEDLKIDSFVDRVRKDKPKEVVFALRATMEGDTTMYYISNLLKELNIKVSAISRGISIGGELEFADEVTLGRSIVNRTNYTL
- the pheS gene encoding phenylalanine--tRNA ligase subunit alpha; translation: MIEQIKVLVKQVETFEPKEMSEIEAFRIEYLGRKGIIQDLFQKFKNLDADIKREIGKPLNELKQLVTLKIDEFQEKLKDNEQEDTYNNIDISLDGPAIKLGSRHPVSIVKNQIVDIFSRIGFTQSVGPEVVDDWHNFTALNFPADHPAKDMQDTFFIQRDPDFLLRTHTSSVQVQEMQRYKPPIRTISIGRVYRNETISYKSHVQFHQIEGLYIEKKVSFSDLKQVLYYFVKQFFGDSFEVRFRPSFFPFTEPSAEMDIRAKNGDGKWMEILGCGMVDPNVLSNCGIDQEIYTGYAFGMGIERMSMLKYGIKDIRVLYENDIRFLEQFIAER
- a CDS encoding glycosyltransferase: MKLSVIIVNYNVKFFLEQCLLSVRKACEQLATINENFSSEVYVVDNNSVDSSISMLEEKFPEVILLKNDVNKGFSAANNQALEVAKGEYLLLLNPDTVIEETTFSEIITFMDQHPDAGGLGVKMIDGSGAFLPESKRGLPNPKTAFYKIFGLSALFPKSRKFGKYHLGYLDKNEINEVEVLSGAFMLLRKSVIDKIGFLDESFFMYGEDIDLSYRIIKAGYKNYYFPLTQIIHYKGESTKKSSVNYVFTFYRAMIIFASKHFSSKNAKLFSFLINLAIYFRASISIFRRVLQKAALPIADFITIFGGLYIVKLIWESNLKFGHGRPYPKELVLYIFPIYILIWMLSLLSTKAYRKPFFPKNILRGVLLGTLTISAFYAFFEESFRFSRAIIILGTFTSFIITYINRIVASYIENKNVNLTFTRENRIVIIGSVKEGERVHNLLQKSSLQHRFVGFVYPVFNDKKGLNYLGNIEQINEIVKIHKVDELIFCGKDIPSSRIIKTMSLLENKDVVYKIAPDESYFIIGSHSKNNSGDLYTIDIRLELATRRSKVNKRFFDIGFSFLLLIGSVFFILKQQNKKAFFKNIFNVLIGRKTIVGYTTNARIVDLPALKPSILTTAFLKSNTTLSSEDLNELNLLYARDYSVKKDLIILKRGIKKLGN